From Mucilaginibacter gotjawali:
CCGGCGCTTATAACTGGAACGAAGCCATCAAGCCCGAAATGAACGCCAAAGCCATTTTTCATGCCGATGCTTCCAGGGCAGAGGAATTCCGTAAAAACGGCTTTACCACGGTGCAAACATTAATACATGACGGCATTTCGCGAGGCACTTCGGCAGCGGTTACTTTAGGCGATGAACGTGACAACGAACTGATGCTGAACGACCAGGCAGCGGCGCATTATTCATTCAGCAAAGGCACGGCAGCGACTAATTATCCGTCGTCCTTAATGGGCAGCATTGCCTTGCTGCGTCAAACCTATTATGATGCCGAATGGTACAAAAACCAAAAGGAAGAATACAATATTTCGTTGGATGAGTTTAACAGGGAGCAAAGCATCCCGCAGGTATTTGAAGTATCTGACGCGCTGATGGTGCTCCGCGCCAATAAAATCGCCAAAGAATTCGGGAAACAATATATTTATAAAACCGACGGCAAAGAGTACCGCCGCATGGATGCCATGAAGGCTACCGGCAGCAGTTTCATCATCCCCCTTACCTTCCCCGAGCCCTATGATGTGGAAGATCCGCTGGAGGCACGTAACATCAGCTATACACAGTTAAAAGATTGGGAACTGGCGCCGGCCAACCCGGCCGCTTTGGAAAAAGCAGGGATCAATTTCGCCATTACTTCCTTCGGCCTGGATAAAGCCACTGATTTTTGGAATAATCTGCGCACCGCCCTGGACTACGGACTAAGCGAAAAACAGGCTTTAAAAGCATTAACGATTACCCCTGCCGAAATGCTGGGCATAGCTGATAAAACGGGCAGCCTGGCCAAAGGCAAAATAGCCAGCTTTATCATCACTTCTGACGACCTGTTTAAAAAGGACAATATCATTTATGAAAACTGGGTGGAAGGCCGGCAATATGTGGTTACCCGTATGGATGTAACCGACCTGCGCGGCAATTATATGGTAGCCAGCGATGCCCTGCAGGGCTTAAGCCTCAAGATCAGCGGTACGCCGGGCAGTTATGAGGTGAATTTGGAACGTAGCGCCGACAGCGTGCAGGCTAAAGGCGCCCTGACACGCAGCGGCGATATGGTAAGTATCTATTTCGACCTGAAAAATAAACCTGCGGGCAATATCAGGCTGAATGGCTATATCACTAACCTGAACCCGCTTGCATTTAGCGGCAACGGCATTTTACCTGATGGTACCGACATTAAATGGAGTGCCGCATACACCGGCCCTGTATCAGGCGGCAATAACAAAAAAGACCAGGCCAGGCCCGATACTGCCGCGGGCCCTGTGGTTTATCCTTTTGTAGCTTACGGCGCGCCTGATTTGCCAAAGGCCGAAACGGTACTGTTTAAAAACGCCACCGTTTGGACAAACGAAAGCGAAGGCATTTTACAAAACACCGACGTGCTCATCGCCAACGGCAAAATAAAGGCCATAGGTAAAAACCTTTCAGATGCCGGCGCTAAAGTAATTGATGCTACCGGTAAACACCTGTCGCCGGGCATTGTTGATGAGCATTCGCACATTGCCATTACCAATGGCATCAACGAAGGCACCCAGGCGGTTACCGCCGAGGTTAGGATAGGCGATGTGCTTAATCCGGAAGATATCAGCATCTACCGTCAACTGGCCGGTGGGGTTACCACTTCGCAGATATTACATGGCTCGGCAAATCCTATCGGCGGCCAAAACCAGGTGATCAAACACCGCTGGGGGGTATTGCCCGAGGAGTTGAAGTATGCCAACGCCCCGGAGTTTATCAAATTCGCTTTAGGCGAAAATGTTAAAGGAAGCAATAACGGCTATGTGCCGGGAGCGACGCTGCGCTACCCGCAAAGCCGCATGGGTGTTGAACAGGTTTATGTAGATGAGTTTACCCGTGCCAAAGAATATAAAGCTGCACGTGCCGTAAAAGGCAGTAATGTGCGCCGCGACCTGGAGCTGGATGCCATTGCAGAGATATTGGATGGCAAACGTTATATCACCTGCCACTCCTATGTACAATCTGAAATTAATATGCTGATGCATGTGGCCGATTCCATGGGCTTTAAGATCAATACCTTTACCCATATTTTGGAAGGCTATAAAATGGCCGATAAAATGAAGGCCCACGGCATCAATGGTTCTACCTTTTCTGATTGGTGGGCCTACAAAATGGAAGTTGCCGAAGCTATCCCCTACAATGGCGCCATTATGCACAATGAAGGCGTAAACGTGGCCTTTAACTCTGACGACGACGAAATGGGCCGCCGCCTGAACCAGGAAGCCGGCAAAGCGGTAACCTATGGCAAAGTGAGTGAAGAGGAAGCGCTGAAGTTTGTAACCCTTAACCCTGCCAAAATGCTGCACATTGATAAATGGGTGGGCAGTATTAAACCCGGCAAGGATGCCGACCTGGTATTATGGTCCGCCGACCCGCTATCAATTTATGCGGTAGTACAAAAGACGTATGTGGATGGCATCCCTTATTGGGACCTTGATAAAGATGCCGCCAATCAAAAAGCCCTTAAGGCTGATGAAGCACGCATCATCCAGAAAATGATCGCTGCTAAAAACAAAGGTGCGGTAACACAAAAAGCACCGGGCCGCAGGCCAAGGAGCGAAGAGGAGGATGAGGAAGATTAATGTGCGGATGTGCAAATGAAAAAATATATTAGTTATAGAATGTTTAATTTTTCAAAAGTAATTTTTAAAGTCTCTCCGCCATTTGGCGGAGGAGATTTAGAGGGGGCTGTACTTATATGAACAAGATATTTACAATTTTAGGGGGATTATTGCTGAGCGCTTCCCTCGCTTTCGGGCAGACTAGTATTTCACCGGCCAGGCCGCAAACCAAACCGGTTATTATTACCGGTGCAACCATACATGTGGGCAACGGGCAGGTGATCAATAATGGCTATATTGCTTTTGATAAAGGAAAGATTACTGCCATTGGCGAAGGTGCTGCGCCAGGTAATTCAGGCGCCGATATTATCGATGCCACAGGCAAACAAATTTACCCGGGGTTTATTTGCCCGATAACCACCCTGGGGCTGGTAGAAATTGAAGAAGGCGCACGTGGAACCGTGGATGAAGACGAAACCGGCGATATTAACCCGGATGCGCGCACTTTAGTCGCTTTTAATACCGATTCCAAAGTGATCCCTACCGTTCGGTCAAACGGGATCCTGCTGGCCCAGCCTACACCTACCGGCGGCATTATTTCGGGGGAGTCGTCTGTAGTACAGCTGGATGCCTGGAACTGGGAAGACGCCGCTTATAAAACAGATATAGGGATTCATTTAAACTGGCCCGTTGCAGTAGTCAATAATCGCCGCAGGGCAGCCCCAACGCCTGGTATGCCACAGGAATCGCCCGCCGAAAGGGCGCAAAAAGCAATCGACGCTATCGAAAAACTATTTTTGGAAGCAAAGGCATACGCCGAAATTGCCAAACCCGAAGTTACCAATGTACGCTTTGAAGCGATGAAAGGCCTGTTTAACGGCAGTAAAAAATTGTTTGTAAATGCCGATGGCGCTAAAGAGATCATGCAGGCAGTGGCATTTGCCAAAAAAATGGGTATGTCGGCCGTTATTGTTGGCGGAAACGAATCGTACCTGGTAACTGAAGTGCTGAAGAACAATAACGTCCCGGTAATATTAAGGGAAACACAAAGGCTGCCCGACAGGGCGGAGGATGATGTTTACCTGCCCTACAAGCTCCCAAAAATGCTGCAGGATGCAGGTGTATTGTATGGCCTCACAGGCATAGGTTTCTGGCGGCAGCGCAACCTGCCGTTTGAGGCGGGGCAGTCGGTAGGTTATGGGTTAACAAAAGAGCAGGCTTTAAGCATGATCACCCAAAACAACGCAAAAATTTTAGGCATCGATAAAACCACCGGGACATTAGAAGTAGGGAAAGACGCCAACCTGTTTATCTCCAACGGCGATGCCCTGGACATGCTCACCCTGAACGTAATAAAGGAATTTATACAAGGCCGGGACATCAACCTGGACAACCTGCACAAACAGCTTTACAAAAAGTGGAGCGATAAATACGGGTTGAAGACGGATTTGTAATGGTGTTAGACTTCCGAAGTTTCAAAAACTTCGGAAGTCTGCTCATGGGGCCGGCCGTCAGCCTGAAAATTAATCGTAATGTCCCTTTAAAGAATGAATTTTTATAGTTTGACCGTTTTCGGTAAGTTGATAAATGATGCGGTGGCTATGGTTAATTCGTCTCGACCAAAGTCCTGATAAGTTGTGTCGTAATGGTTCGGGTTTGCCGATACCTTCGAACGGATCTTCTTCAATGGCATCAAGAAGTTGTTGAATTTTTCGTTGTACTATCTTATTTCCTGATTTTTTCCAATATTCAATATCCTTCAGTGCTTCATCTGAATAGATTATTTCCATAGGTCATCAGTTCTTATAGCCTTAAATCTGCCGACTTTAAAATCTTCTTCGCTGCGTTTTATTTTTTCCACAAATTCAGCGTTATAGGGCGATTTTTCTTCCTCGAAACGAATCTTCAACGCCTTCATAAACGCCTTTAGGGCGTCTGATTTTTCTTTGCTTTCAGGATGTGCTATTAATGTTCCCATAAATCAAATTTACAAAAAATTGCATAAATTTCCCGAATCGGGTTGAATTACATAAACTTAAAAAACAAGGAATCTTGAAAATTAACGTTATACTAATTTAGTTCACGTAAATTTGAAAACATTCGTGAAATTCGTGTCCATTCAATTCCTATCCTATGAAATTATCCCAACTCACCGCCTACCTCGAAAGCCTGGCCCCGCTGGCGTACCAGGAAGATTATGATAATGCCGGCCTTATCGTCGGCCGGCCCGACCAGGATGTGTACCAGGCACTCATCTCGTTGGATTGTACAGAAGCTGTGGTAGATGAAGCCATCATCCACAATTGCCAGGTGATCATCTCGCACCACCCCATCGTTTTTCGCGGCCTTAAAAAATTTAACGGCAAAAATTACGTGGAGCGGGTGGTTGAAAAAGCTATCCGAAATAATATCGCTTTATACGCCATCCATACCAACCTGGATAATGTATTGCCGGGGGTAAATGCCAAAATCTGCGAAACGCTTGGCCTGCAAAACTCCCGCATCCTGGCCCCCAAACATAATTTGCTAAAAAAACTGGTTACTTACGTGCCGCATAGCCACGCGGATGCCGTGCGGGATGCTTTGTTTGAAGCCGGCGCGGGGCATATCGGCAATTACAGCGAAGTAAGTTTCAACGCCAATGGTACCGGGACATTTAAGGCAAATGAAAATGCCACTCCTTTTGTTGGCGAAACAGGAAAGCGCCACCGCGAGGAGGAGATCCGCGTAGAAACCATTTATCCGGCCATAGCCGAAAGTAAAATATTAATGGCACTAATACTCGCCCACCCCTATGAAGAGGTGGCCTACGACCTGTATGCCATCACCAACCAAAACCAGCAGGCAGGTTCGGGGATGATCGGCGAATTGGAGCTGCCTATGGACGAAGAAACTTTTTTATATCACTTGAAAGAAAAGATGCACACCCATGTCATCAGGCATACGGCATTTACCGGCAGGCAAATTAAAAAAGTAGCCGTATGCGGCGGCGCCGGAGGCTTCCTGCTGAAGCATGCCATTGGCGCCGGAGCCGACATATTTATCACCGCCGATTACAAGTATCACGAGTTTTTTGATGCCGAAGGAAAGTTGATGATTGCAGACATCGGGCACTTTGAAAGTGAACAATTTACGCAACAATTATTGTATGAGAATATTAAGAAAAAATTTAGTAACTTTGCCGTCCGTTTAACAGAAGTAAATACAAACCCCGTCAAATATTTTATTTAATGGAACAAACCGTAGAAGAGAAGCTGAAAGCTTTATACGAACTACAAACCATCCACACCAAGATCGACAGGATTCGCCAGGTAAGAGGCGAGTTGCCCATGGAAGTTGCCGATCTGGAGGATGACGTTGCAGGTCTTGAAACCCGTATTCAAAAGATAAAAGCTGAGCTGGATGATTTAGAAGATGATATTGTTACCCGTAAAAACCTGATAAAGGATTCACAGGCCAACATCAAAAAATACGAAACTCAACTTAATGAGGTTAAAAATAACCGCGAATACGACGCTATATCAAAAGAAATTGAGATCCAGGGATTAGATATCCAGGTAAGTGAAAAAAAGATCAGGGAATTTGGCTTTGAAATAGCCACCAAAACCCAGGTTTATGAAAAAGCACTTGCTGACCTGGAAGCCCGTAAGAGCGACCTGGATGCCAAAAAAGAAGAGTTGGGCACTATCACTTCTGAAACCCAGAAAGAAGAAAACGAACTGACTGCCCAGGCTGAAACAGCAACCAAAGGAATTGACGAGCGTTTACTGATTGCCTATAACCGTTTGCGTAAAAACGCTAAGAACGGCTTGGCTGTGGTAACTATACAGCGTGATTCATGCTCAGGATGTTTTAACCAGATCCCGCCTCAGCGCCAGTCGGATATCCGTCAGCGTAAAAAGATCATCGTTTGCGAACATTGCGGCCGTATATTGGTTGATGAGCAAATGGCAATGGAAGCTGAAACAGCTTAAAAGCCCCCGGCCCCTAAAGGGGAGTAGAAGATATAAAAAGCCACCTTGTAACAAGGTGGCTTTTTTTGTGAGGCGGAATTTCAATACTCCTGCTGTCAAATTGATTATTGTACGAGTTTAATAATGAACACCGAATGACGAATTAAGAATCTCGAAATTCGATATTCGACATTCAATATTGATTATTCGATATTAAACTTCTTGCTTTAATACAACAGGATTGTTGATTTTCGGCTATAACGAAATGTGCTATAATATGATCAAACAAAAAAACCTCCCCGGTAAAACCGGGAAGGCTGAATATTTTTATCCTCCCCCTTTAGGGGGCCGGGGGGCTTAAACCCTTTTTGATTTGATACGGGCAGCTTTGCCGGTCAACTCGCGCAGGTAATAAAGTTTAGCACGACGTACTTTACCGTGGCTGTTTACCTCTACCTTATCAATATTTGGCGAGTTATAAGGGAAGATACGCTCAACGCCTATGCCGTTTGATACCTTACGTACAGTAAAGGTTTCAGATGCGCCAACACTGTTGCGTTGGATAACCACACCCTGGTAAACCTGTATACGTTCTTTGTTTCCTTCGCGTATTTTATAATGAACACTTACCGTATCACCTGCTTTAAAGGACGGATGTACTCTTTTTTCTGATGATTGTTCTTCAACAAATTTTACTAAATCCATGATTTTTAGCTCTTAAAGCGATTTTTAGCCCGTAAAAATCGGATTGCAATTATAGGGATTTTTTTAACAATTAAAAGTCGATGTTGAAAATTAATTTCAGGGTGGTTGAATGGTTGATTGAGTTGATAAGGCTGATTGAGTTTTAGAAATTCCAAAACCAACTTAATCAACTCAATCTAACTTAGTCAACCCAGTCAACTTCCTTAACTCAATCCACCTTCCTTGCCTCTGTAAAGTAAGCAACAATAGTATAGATCAAGCCTATCAGCAGCAGGTTAAATACAAAATTGATCATGGTATCGCTTCCAGAGTGTGAGCGGCTGTCGATATCGATAAAAGTATAGATGGCGTATACTACTGCTATCACCAAAATAACCCAGCCAACAACCGATGCCGGCCGGTAAATAATGCCTGTGCGTGTAAACCAGTTTAGTTTCATAAAAATAAGTTTATTTAGTTTGATATTTCTTTAATCGAACGAGGCGTCTGCCTTTCTCCTTTAACCTTTCGCCTTTTACCCTGTCCTTTAACCTACAGTGATATTCTCCGCCATCACATACGCTATAAATATCCCTACAATAGCCAGGCTAAGCAGGATGAGCAGGATATTCCAGATTTTAACTTTTATGGTGATGTTGAGCTGCTGCACCCTGCCTTCTTTTTGAAGGCCAACGTGCGTTATGGCAAGCGCGTTAATAATAATGCAGATAATGGGCAGCACCACCATAATAATTGGCCCTAAAAAATCAATATAGCGCGTTTTATCCAGGCTGGATATCAGCGTAAACATGGCCGCGAACCAGCTTGTGCCCACCCGGATGTGCGAGAAGTAGTACATAAACACGCAGAACAAAAAATAGCAGGGCACAACAATCAGCCAAACGCCCAGCGCGGCAGAGCGGTCTGCATTCATGATAGCCATTTTTACCATTTGGGGGTGTTCCTGCGGATTAACCTCCGGTACTTTTAAGTTTTCCATTTGTTTTAAAAATTCGTCTTTTTCCCTCATGTTACTTACCCTTATAATGCAAAACCGTGATCCGGTTGCAGTGTTACAGCATATTTCTTAATTTCTCCAGCCCGCGCGATAGCAGCGATTTTACAGTCCCTTCATTTTTATCCAGGATCTGGCTGATCTCGCTGTTGGTTTTTTGTTCAAAATACCGCAGGGCGATCACTTCCTGGTATTTAATATCCAGTTTCAGCAGGTTCACCCTGATCAGGTTATAATCGTTATTAGCCTTTAATTCATTTTCAATTATTTCGCGTTCATCATCCGCGCTTTGGTGCAGCAACCTTTCCATGGCAGGGCTCTCCATCAACTGCTGCAACGATTGGGGCCGGTATTTACTGCTTCGGTAATACATATTCAGCTCGTTGCTGGCAATGCGGTACAGCCAGGCCGAAAGGCTGATGCCGCGCCACCGGAAGCTGCCGATCTTTAAAAAAGCTTTCAAAAATGTTTCGGCGGCAATGTCTCTGGAGAGGTCGTAATCCCCCGTGCGCCGCATGATATACCCGAAAACCGGCTTATACCAACAGTCGAACACCCCGCCGAAAGCGGCGGGGTCGGCACGGCATTGTTCAATAAGTTTGGCTTCGTGGTCGGGGCTCATGCTCAGCAACTATAATGCAGTGTGCGCTTTTTGGTTGCAATTATGCCCCACCTAAATCCTCCCCGGTAGGGAGGACTTTTAGATTATATATATTCTCTTAAAGTCTCCCCTACAGGGGGAGATTTAGAGGGGGCTTATTCCAGCAAATCCGGCCTTCTCTTCCTGGTGCGTTCTACGGCCTGCTCAAAGCGCCATTTTTCCACCTCGGGGGTATTGCCGCTCAGCAGGATATCAGGCACCTTATGCCCGTTCCAGTCGGCAGGGCGGGTATAAACAGGGGCATCCAGCAAACCATCCTGGAAAGAATCGGATAATGCAGAAGTTTCATCGGATAAAACACCCGGTATCAGCCTCACCACAGCATCTACCACAATAGCCGCCGGCAGCTCGCCACCGGAGAGTACGTAGTCGCCTATAGAGATCTCGCGGGTCACAAAAATATCGCGGATGCGCTGGTCGATGCCCTTATAATGGCCGCATAAAATAATAAAGTTCGTCTTGGTTGACAGTTGGTTGGCGGTCTGCTGGTTAAAGGTTTCGCCATCCGGCGACATGAAGATCACGTCGTCATAGTCGCGTTCGCTTTTCAGTTTTTCAATAATTCGGGCAAATGGATCTATTGTCATCACCATGCCGCTGCCGCCGCCATAGGGGTAATCGTCAACGCTTTTTTGTTTTTGGGTCGAGTAGTCCCGCAGGTTATGAACGTGTATTTCGGCGATGCCTTTTTTTTGCGCACGCTGCAAAATGGAGTGGGCGAATGGGCTTTCCAGCAAGCCAGGCAAAACGGTGACGATATCGAAGCGCATGGCGCAAAGATAGTTTTTATTGAGGTGAAAGGTAAAAGGTGAAAGGCGAAAGGTTAGGAAGTAGAGGATTAGAGATGAGTTATTTCAATTTGTTCCTTTTTCCGTGCGGGTAACCGTAAATAAAAAACAACTAAAAAAATGATGGGGGTACTTAACAATCCAACAAAAAGCACCTCGAGGTAGGCAAAACCATAGATTGCCCAGGTAGCTATTAAATACAGGCTGTAATTAATATAAACTGCTATTTGCGTGGATTTGAGGCGAATTTTTGTAATTGACGGCGTTTCGTTTTTTTCTTTCGACCAGATCCAGATCAACAGGCAAACCGGGAATAAAATAAACGCTGTATCGGGTAAAATCTTTTTTATCTGCTCGTCGACGGCTGAAAATTGAATAGAGGCCCATATCAATATAAAAAACAGGATGCACACTGCTTTTACGATCAGCAGGTAGGGTTTATAGGGAAGTAAAGCTAGCGACGATTCCTTTTTCTTCTCTTTGGCAATTAAAAGCACATAGTAAAACCTGCCAAGGAAAATAAACAGAATGATGAACAAATTGTAATTATCGAGTCGAGAAAGAGGGTATGAAAGACCGGTTTTTAACCAGAAGTCTATTGCTTGAAAAACCAACCAGCCAAATAGCAACAAGAAATCGGTCAATACCGCCCAATACAGTGCTTCGAGCCTAAGCCGGGACGTTCGCTCATCTTCATTTTTGAGCCGGGAAAACCCAATGAATATTAATCCTAAAACTTCAAATATTGTCCCTAGTTCGTCGGTAAAATTACCGGAGCCGTGGTCGGCAAAAATTAAAACCTTCTCTTGAAATATATAAATATAGCCAAACACCAATCCGGTTAATGCCAGAACAATGCCAATGGGCCTGAAGAATGAGGGAAATAGCAGATAGGGTTTCATCCGGTTTATTTACCGAATATAAATAATATAAAGCGGGAATCGAAAATCCATATTCGCCCCCCTTCCTGATTCCTGGCTCTTGACTCTTGATTTTTACAAAGGCCTGTAAATTTCCCAGTGATGGCCAAAGGGATCGGCGATATGGCCCAGGCGCATGCCGTAATCCTGGTCGGCTACGGGGTATATTTCGGTTGCGCCGGCAGCAATAGCTTGTTTTGCTACGGCGTCAGGATCGTCAACCATCAACCCAAACCTTACACTGATACCACCCAGGCTTAGTGGGCTATAGTTGCCATGCTCCGGCGATTCGTCAGCCAGGTAAAACGCCGCCCCGCCGATGGATAGTTCAGCCACCACTTCCCCATCTGGTGAAGTTGCGCGCATCAATTCAATGGCGTTAAATGCGCTTTTATAAAAGTCGATTGCAGCGGCACCGTTCTTTACGGACAGTGTGGGTTTAATCACCGCTTTAAAGTTGTTTTCCATATCAGTTGCCGTTATTGGTTGCGGGTTTTTCGTCGCGGATGTCTTTTTCAATCAGCCAGTGGTGGCCAAAGGGGTCGGTAAAGCCGCCCTGGCGGTAGCCATAATCATAGTCATGCACGGGGGAGGTGATAATGGCACCCGCAGCTTCGGCATTGGCCATAATGGTGTGCACGTCATCTACCCATAAACCGATAGCAACGGTAGAGCCCCCCGCGTTTTGCGGGCTGAGATAGTTGCGGCCTTCTTCATGCAGGTGAAATACCTGCCCGTCGATCTCCAGCTCCGACACATGTACGGAACCATCGTCATTGCTAAACCGGCGCAGCTCTGTGGCGCCTAGCGCCTTAAAGTAAAAGCTGATGTCGGTTACCCCATGGCTGATGACCAACTGGGGCGAAAATGTGGTTTGCTGTTTCATATGCTGTTAATTTTATAATTGTAACCGGTTTTTTTTGTCGCCGGCACTAATTAAGTCATAAACTGGATCTGCCTATTTATTAAACTCGCCGAAGTGCCATAATATGCCCGAAGGGTCATGCAAAAAATATTCCCGACCCCAGTCATTGCTCCGGATAGCGGTTAGTCTTACCTCCTTATATTTTTCGGTAAGGTTTAACTTCTGGAGCTCATGCCAATGCCGGTTCACGTCGTCCACCTCTAAAAATACCATGGTATTATCTATCCAGTCTTTCACCCAGGCATCCTGTAAATAAAACCCCAATCCATCTGTTTGGAACAGGGACATTTTAGGAAATAAAACAACTTCCCGGAATCCCAGGTCGCGGTAAAAACTCCTTGAACGTTCAAAGTTTTTAGCCCCGATAAAGGGCCGGATGGATTTAGCTTTATGTTCCATTTTCTTTTATAATTTACATACGCCGGGACAATTTCGGCGCTTCATTT
This genomic window contains:
- the rplS gene encoding 50S ribosomal protein L19, with amino-acid sequence MDLVKFVEEQSSEKRVHPSFKAGDTVSVHYKIREGNKERIQVYQGVVIQRNSVGASETFTVRKVSNGIGVERIFPYNSPNIDKVEVNSHGKVRRAKLYYLRELTGKAARIKSKRV
- a CDS encoding amidohydrolase family protein, with the translated sequence MKKFLLFCGAMLVARLCFAQETFPVNGPWDVHPGQYAFINANIVANADQPVVKGTLLVKDRVIEGLGAGLAVPKGYVVIDLKGKYIYPGLIDAYTTYGIPEAPRTAFPQGGGFGRLPVYTSTKAGAYNWNEAIKPEMNAKAIFHADASRAEEFRKNGFTTVQTLIHDGISRGTSAAVTLGDERDNELMLNDQAAAHYSFSKGTAATNYPSSLMGSIALLRQTYYDAEWYKNQKEEYNISLDEFNREQSIPQVFEVSDALMVLRANKIAKEFGKQYIYKTDGKEYRRMDAMKATGSSFIIPLTFPEPYDVEDPLEARNISYTQLKDWELAPANPAALEKAGINFAITSFGLDKATDFWNNLRTALDYGLSEKQALKALTITPAEMLGIADKTGSLAKGKIASFIITSDDLFKKDNIIYENWVEGRQYVVTRMDVTDLRGNYMVASDALQGLSLKISGTPGSYEVNLERSADSVQAKGALTRSGDMVSIYFDLKNKPAGNIRLNGYITNLNPLAFSGNGILPDGTDIKWSAAYTGPVSGGNNKKDQARPDTAAGPVVYPFVAYGAPDLPKAETVLFKNATVWTNESEGILQNTDVLIANGKIKAIGKNLSDAGAKVIDATGKHLSPGIVDEHSHIAITNGINEGTQAVTAEVRIGDVLNPEDISIYRQLAGGVTTSQILHGSANPIGGQNQVIKHRWGVLPEELKYANAPEFIKFALGENVKGSNNGYVPGATLRYPQSRMGVEQVYVDEFTRAKEYKAARAVKGSNVRRDLELDAIAEILDGKRYITCHSYVQSEINMLMHVADSMGFKINTFTHILEGYKMADKMKAHGINGSTFSDWWAYKMEVAEAIPYNGAIMHNEGVNVAFNSDDDEMGRRLNQEAGKAVTYGKVSEEEALKFVTLNPAKMLHIDKWVGSIKPGKDADLVLWSADPLSIYAVVQKTYVDGIPYWDLDKDAANQKALKADEARIIQKMIAAKNKGAVTQKAPGRRPRSEEEDEED
- a CDS encoding Nif3-like dinuclear metal center hexameric protein, with amino-acid sequence MKLSQLTAYLESLAPLAYQEDYDNAGLIVGRPDQDVYQALISLDCTEAVVDEAIIHNCQVIISHHPIVFRGLKKFNGKNYVERVVEKAIRNNIALYAIHTNLDNVLPGVNAKICETLGLQNSRILAPKHNLLKKLVTYVPHSHADAVRDALFEAGAGHIGNYSEVSFNANGTGTFKANENATPFVGETGKRHREEEIRVETIYPAIAESKILMALILAHPYEEVAYDLYAITNQNQQAGSGMIGELELPMDEETFLYHLKEKMHTHVIRHTAFTGRQIKKVAVCGGAGGFLLKHAIGAGADIFITADYKYHEFFDAEGKLMIADIGHFESEQFTQQLLYENIKKKFSNFAVRLTEVNTNPVKYFI
- a CDS encoding amidohydrolase family protein, giving the protein MNKIFTILGGLLLSASLAFGQTSISPARPQTKPVIITGATIHVGNGQVINNGYIAFDKGKITAIGEGAAPGNSGADIIDATGKQIYPGFICPITTLGLVEIEEGARGTVDEDETGDINPDARTLVAFNTDSKVIPTVRSNGILLAQPTPTGGIISGESSVVQLDAWNWEDAAYKTDIGIHLNWPVAVVNNRRRAAPTPGMPQESPAERAQKAIDAIEKLFLEAKAYAEIAKPEVTNVRFEAMKGLFNGSKKLFVNADGAKEIMQAVAFAKKMGMSAVIVGGNESYLVTEVLKNNNVPVILRETQRLPDRAEDDVYLPYKLPKMLQDAGVLYGLTGIGFWRQRNLPFEAGQSVGYGLTKEQALSMITQNNAKILGIDKTTGTLEVGKDANLFISNGDALDMLTLNVIKEFIQGRDINLDNLHKQLYKKWSDKYGLKTDL
- a CDS encoding VOC family protein — encoded protein: MEHKAKSIRPFIGAKNFERSRSFYRDLGFREVVLFPKMSLFQTDGLGFYLQDAWVKDWIDNTMVFLEVDDVNRHWHELQKLNLTEKYKEVRLTAIRSNDWGREYFLHDPSGILWHFGEFNK
- a CDS encoding VOC family protein, yielding MENNFKAVIKPTLSVKNGAAAIDFYKSAFNAIELMRATSPDGEVVAELSIGGAAFYLADESPEHGNYSPLSLGGISVRFGLMVDDPDAVAKQAIAAGATEIYPVADQDYGMRLGHIADPFGHHWEIYRPL
- a CDS encoding zinc ribbon domain-containing protein; the encoded protein is MEQTVEEKLKALYELQTIHTKIDRIRQVRGELPMEVADLEDDVAGLETRIQKIKAELDDLEDDIVTRKNLIKDSQANIKKYETQLNEVKNNREYDAISKEIEIQGLDIQVSEKKIREFGFEIATKTQVYEKALADLEARKSDLDAKKEELGTITSETQKEENELTAQAETATKGIDERLLIAYNRLRKNAKNGLAVVTIQRDSCSGCFNQIPPQRQSDIRQRKKIIVCEHCGRILVDEQMAMEAETA
- a CDS encoding DUF2683 family protein, with the translated sequence MGTLIAHPESKEKSDALKAFMKALKIRFEEEKSPYNAEFVEKIKRSEEDFKVGRFKAIRTDDLWK
- a CDS encoding VOC family protein, which encodes MKQQTTFSPQLVISHGVTDISFYFKALGATELRRFSNDDGSVHVSELEIDGQVFHLHEEGRNYLSPQNAGGSTVAIGLWVDDVHTIMANAEAAGAIITSPVHDYDYGYRQGGFTDPFGHHWLIEKDIRDEKPATNNGN
- a CDS encoding Txe/YoeB family addiction module toxin translates to MEIIYSDEALKDIEYWKKSGNKIVQRKIQQLLDAIEEDPFEGIGKPEPLRHNLSGLWSRRINHSHRIIYQLTENGQTIKIHSLKGHYD
- the trmD gene encoding tRNA (guanosine(37)-N1)-methyltransferase TrmD, with the translated sequence MRFDIVTVLPGLLESPFAHSILQRAQKKGIAEIHVHNLRDYSTQKQKSVDDYPYGGGSGMVMTIDPFARIIEKLKSERDYDDVIFMSPDGETFNQQTANQLSTKTNFIILCGHYKGIDQRIRDIFVTREISIGDYVLSGGELPAAIVVDAVVRLIPGVLSDETSALSDSFQDGLLDAPVYTRPADWNGHKVPDILLSGNTPEVEKWRFEQAVERTRKRRPDLLE
- a CDS encoding RNA polymerase sigma factor yields the protein MSPDHEAKLIEQCRADPAAFGGVFDCWYKPVFGYIMRRTGDYDLSRDIAAETFLKAFLKIGSFRWRGISLSAWLYRIASNELNMYYRSSKYRPQSLQQLMESPAMERLLHQSADDEREIIENELKANNDYNLIRVNLLKLDIKYQEVIALRYFEQKTNSEISQILDKNEGTVKSLLSRGLEKLRNML